The proteins below are encoded in one region of Pseudomonas putida S13.1.2:
- a CDS encoding endonuclease/exonuclease/phosphatase family protein: MSHEAGSNGFASVNQAPAVKRLRVLTVNTHKGFTAFNRRFILPELREAVRSTQADIVFLQEVLGSHDRHAARYPGWPQTSQYEFLADSMWSDFAYGRNAVYPDGHHGNALLSKYPIIEHRNLDVSITGPERRGLLHCVLDVPGQGPVHAVCVHLSLLESHRQQQLLLLRKLLDSLPADAPVIIAGDFNDWKSRGNRTLGLRRDLHEAFERHHGHLARTYPARLPLLRLDRIYLRNAESHGPRILGHKPWSHLSDHLPLAVEVRL; the protein is encoded by the coding sequence GTGAGCCACGAAGCCGGCAGTAATGGTTTCGCCAGCGTCAACCAGGCCCCGGCCGTGAAGCGGCTGCGGGTACTGACGGTGAACACCCACAAGGGCTTCACCGCCTTCAACCGGCGCTTCATTCTGCCGGAACTGCGCGAGGCGGTGCGCAGCACCCAGGCCGATATCGTCTTCCTCCAGGAAGTGCTCGGCAGCCACGACCGTCACGCCGCGCGTTACCCCGGCTGGCCGCAGACCTCGCAGTACGAATTCCTCGCCGACAGCATGTGGAGCGATTTTGCCTACGGCCGCAACGCGGTGTATCCCGACGGCCACCACGGCAATGCGCTGCTGTCCAAATACCCGATCATCGAGCACCGCAACCTTGACGTGTCGATCACCGGCCCCGAGCGCCGTGGCCTGTTGCACTGCGTTCTGGATGTGCCGGGGCAAGGCCCGGTTCATGCGGTCTGCGTGCACCTGTCGTTGCTGGAGAGCCACCGGCAACAGCAACTGCTGCTGCTTCGCAAATTGCTCGACTCCCTGCCTGCCGATGCCCCGGTGATCATCGCAGGGGATTTCAACGACTGGAAAAGCCGCGGCAACCGCACCCTCGGCCTGCGACGCGACCTGCACGAAGCTTTCGAGCGCCACCATGGCCACCTCGCCCGCACCTACCCTGCCCGCCTGCCGCTGCTGCGCCTGGACCGCATCTACCTGCGTAATGCCGAAAGCCACGGGCCGCGGATTCTGGGGCACAAACCTTGGTCGCACCTGTCAGATCACCTGCCGTTGGCGGTGGAAGTGCGGCTTTAG
- a CDS encoding malto-oligosyltrehalose synthase has protein sequence MKPLTATLRLQFHCDFTLDHAVPLVPYFAQLGISHLYASPILKARAGSRHGYDVVDPTCVNPELGGEAALERLVAALRQHGMGLILDTVSNHMAVGGADNPWWQSLLAWGRRSPYAEFFDIQWHSSDPLLAGQLLLPFLGSDYGVALKNGEIPLEFDKQHGTLQIAHYDHRFPVCPVEYGWILALSPEPALKTLAEHFTALAESTTPLVDALPLHTELARLVREGADLESALVAFDSRAENGLKRLHLLLERQTYRLASWRTAADDINWRRFFDINELGGLRVERAVVFEATHAKLFELIERGLVDGLRIDHIDGLADPRGYCRKLRRRVDGLLAQRPLQAAVEHFPIYVEKILGAGEHLHRDWLTDGTTGYEFMNQVSLLQHDPAGETPLTELWANVTERPDFPEEVRLARHLVLNASLAGDCESVAQALLQVARNDLMTRDLTLGAIRRALQALVAHYPVYRTYFNACGRPAEDEGFFQQALAGARHDLGEADWPLLDHLEQWLGGQAWRQLPPGRPRKQLRHACVRFQQLTAPSAAKAVEDTAFYRSARLLSRNDVGFEAEHFSAPPMHFHNEAQRRLRDFPDNLLATATHDHKRGEDTRARLAVLSERGPWLASRVEHWRELAEPLRAQLDDGLAPSPGDELMLLQTLLGSWPLALDLHDDNALRQYAERIRQWQQKALREAKLRSSWSAPNEAYEGACARYINGLLLDSENQQLRKSVADAAQLLACPGALNSLVQTLLRMTTPGVPDLYQGNEYWDFSLVDPDNRRPVDYALRRRTLDDATPVAELLAHWRDGRIKQALIARVLDCRQAHAELFRRGAYLPLTVQGRHADKVIAFARLGEGEHAVVVAPRLASGLLGGAVTPLIPAQNWDDTRLVLPFALSPANSTGLFACTAVSSSKELMLSTVLAEFPVNVLIQQS, from the coding sequence ATGAAGCCGCTGACTGCCACCCTGCGCCTGCAGTTTCACTGTGACTTCACCCTCGATCACGCCGTACCGCTGGTGCCGTACTTCGCCCAGCTGGGCATCAGCCACCTGTATGCCTCGCCCATCCTCAAGGCCCGCGCCGGCTCCCGCCACGGCTACGATGTGGTCGACCCCACCTGCGTCAACCCCGAACTGGGCGGCGAGGCGGCACTGGAGCGGCTGGTCGCCGCCCTGCGCCAGCACGGCATGGGGCTGATTCTCGACACCGTGTCCAACCACATGGCCGTGGGCGGGGCCGATAACCCCTGGTGGCAAAGCCTGCTGGCCTGGGGCCGGCGCAGCCCGTATGCCGAGTTCTTCGACATCCAGTGGCACTCCAGCGACCCGCTGCTGGCCGGGCAACTGCTGCTGCCGTTTCTTGGCAGCGACTATGGCGTGGCGCTGAAGAATGGCGAGATACCGCTTGAATTCGACAAGCAGCACGGCACGCTGCAAATCGCCCATTACGATCACCGCTTCCCGGTTTGCCCGGTGGAATATGGCTGGATTCTCGCCCTCAGCCCGGAGCCGGCGCTCAAGACGCTGGCCGAGCACTTCACGGCATTGGCCGAATCGACCACCCCGCTGGTCGATGCCCTGCCGCTGCACACCGAACTGGCACGCCTGGTGCGCGAAGGTGCCGACCTGGAATCGGCGCTGGTGGCATTCGACAGCCGCGCCGAAAATGGCCTCAAGCGCCTGCACCTGCTGCTGGAGCGCCAGACCTACCGCCTGGCCAGTTGGCGCACCGCTGCCGACGACATCAACTGGCGGCGCTTCTTCGACATCAACGAGCTGGGTGGCCTGAGGGTGGAGCGCGCCGTGGTGTTCGAGGCCACCCACGCCAAGCTGTTCGAGCTGATCGAACGCGGCCTGGTGGACGGCCTGCGCATCGACCATATCGACGGCCTGGCCGACCCGCGTGGTTACTGCCGCAAGCTGCGCCGTCGGGTCGATGGCCTGTTGGCGCAGCGGCCTTTGCAGGCGGCCGTGGAGCATTTCCCGATCTACGTGGAAAAAATCCTCGGCGCAGGCGAGCACCTGCACCGCGACTGGCTTACCGACGGCACGACCGGCTACGAATTCATGAACCAGGTCTCGCTGCTGCAGCATGACCCAGCCGGCGAAACGCCGCTGACCGAGCTTTGGGCGAACGTCACCGAACGGCCGGACTTCCCTGAAGAAGTGCGCCTGGCGCGGCATCTTGTGCTCAATGCCAGCCTGGCCGGTGACTGCGAATCGGTAGCCCAGGCGCTGCTGCAGGTTGCGCGCAACGACCTGATGACCCGCGACCTGACCCTGGGCGCGATACGCCGGGCGTTGCAGGCACTGGTGGCGCATTACCCGGTGTACCGCACCTACTTCAACGCCTGCGGGCGCCCCGCTGAGGACGAAGGGTTTTTCCAGCAGGCGCTGGCCGGTGCCCGACACGACCTCGGCGAAGCCGATTGGCCGTTACTGGACCACCTTGAACAATGGCTGGGTGGGCAAGCCTGGCGGCAGTTGCCACCGGGCCGCCCCCGCAAGCAACTGCGCCACGCCTGCGTGCGCTTCCAGCAACTGACCGCGCCCAGCGCCGCCAAAGCCGTGGAAGACACCGCCTTCTACCGCAGTGCCCGGCTGCTGTCGCGCAACGACGTGGGCTTCGAGGCCGAGCACTTCAGCGCCCCGCCCATGCACTTCCATAACGAAGCCCAGCGGCGCCTGCGCGACTTCCCCGACAACCTGCTGGCCACCGCCACCCATGATCACAAGCGCGGCGAAGATACCCGTGCACGCCTGGCCGTGCTCAGTGAACGCGGCCCGTGGCTGGCCAGCCGAGTGGAACATTGGCGTGAACTGGCAGAGCCGCTGCGCGCACAGCTGGACGATGGCCTGGCACCTAGCCCCGGCGACGAGCTGATGCTGCTGCAAACCCTGCTTGGCAGTTGGCCGCTTGCGCTCGACCTGCACGACGACAACGCCCTGCGCCAGTACGCCGAGCGTATCCGCCAGTGGCAGCAGAAGGCGCTGCGCGAAGCCAAGTTGCGCAGCAGCTGGAGCGCGCCGAACGAGGCCTACGAAGGTGCCTGTGCCCGCTACATCAATGGCCTGCTGCTGGACAGCGAAAACCAGCAGCTGCGCAAATCCGTGGCAGATGCCGCGCAATTGCTGGCCTGCCCCGGCGCCCTCAACAGCCTGGTCCAGACCCTGCTGCGCATGACCACACCCGGTGTGCCCGACCTGTACCAGGGCAACGAGTACTGGGACTTCAGCCTGGTCGACCCGGACAACCGCCGCCCCGTGGACTACGCTTTGAGGCGTCGCACCCTGGACGACGCCACGCCGGTAGCCGAGCTGCTGGCGCACTGGCGCGATGGCCGCATCAAGCAGGCCTTGATCGCCCGGGTGCTGGACTGCCGCCAGGCCCACGCCGAGCTGTTCCGCCGTGGCGCCTACCTGCCACTGACCGTGCAGGGCCGGCATGCAGACAAGGTGATTGCCTTTGCCCGCCTGGGTGAAGGCGAGCATGCCGTCGTCGTCGCCCCGCGCCTGGCCAGCGGCCTGCTCGGTGGTGCTGTTACACCGTTGATCCCGGCACAGAACTGGGACGACACCCGGCTGGTTCTGCCGTTTGCCTTGTCGCCTGCCAACTCGACGGGACTTTTCGCCTGCACGGCGGTCAGCTCTTCCAAGGAGTTGATGTTGAGCACCGTGCTGGCGGAGTTTCCGGTCAACGTGTTGATACAACAATCTTGA
- the treZ gene encoding malto-oligosyltrehalose trehalohydrolase: MHRHGAHLMDATSARFALWAPDARSVSVELEQQPPVALLPDEDGWFTGVAPCKAGDLYHYRIDGELQVADPASRYQPQGIKGPSQVVDVAGYQWQHPWQGRPWHEAVIQELHVGLLDGYAGVARQLPRLAELGISAVELMPLGQFPGERNWGYDGVLPYAPQNTYGSPEQLCALVDQAHGQGLMVLVDVVYNHFGPDGNYLHQYASPFFREDRQTPWGAAIDFRRPQVREYFIQNALMWLCDYRCDGLRLDAVHAIDQPDFLIELAQRVRAAVEPGRHVWLVLENEHNQAGLLEQGFDAQWNDDGHNALHVLLTGETEGYYADYQKRPIDQLARCLSEGFVFQGQANRHGTPRGEPSGHLEPSAFVLFLQNHDQVGNRALGERLTRLCPPPALRAATGLLLLAPMIPLLFMGDDDGSCRPFLFFTDFHDELADAVREGRRGEFAHFTAFADPEQREHIPDPNAQQTFESSRPQNKEVIAGWHGLYQQLLALRRRHVIPHLPGSRSLGAEVHGDKALTARWRLGNGNTLRIDLNLAPTAQAVELPAAATRLFDTSDTQHPDSQLAAYSCVVSLLPPAQERP; encoded by the coding sequence ATGCACAGGCATGGCGCACACTTGATGGACGCCACGTCGGCGCGCTTCGCCCTCTGGGCGCCGGATGCGCGCAGCGTGAGCGTGGAACTGGAGCAGCAGCCGCCCGTTGCGCTGCTGCCCGATGAGGATGGCTGGTTCACTGGCGTTGCCCCGTGCAAGGCTGGGGACCTTTATCATTACCGTATCGACGGTGAACTCCAGGTGGCGGACCCGGCTTCCCGCTATCAGCCCCAAGGCATAAAGGGGCCAAGCCAGGTGGTGGATGTGGCCGGTTACCAGTGGCAACACCCTTGGCAAGGCCGGCCCTGGCACGAAGCGGTGATCCAGGAGCTGCATGTCGGTTTGCTCGATGGCTACGCCGGGGTTGCCCGGCAGCTGCCGCGCCTGGCCGAGCTAGGCATCAGTGCCGTCGAGCTGATGCCGCTGGGGCAGTTCCCAGGCGAGCGCAACTGGGGCTACGACGGCGTGCTGCCCTACGCACCACAAAACACCTACGGCAGCCCCGAGCAGTTGTGCGCACTGGTCGACCAGGCCCACGGCCAAGGGCTGATGGTGCTAGTGGATGTGGTGTACAACCACTTTGGCCCCGACGGCAATTACCTGCACCAGTACGCCAGCCCGTTCTTCCGCGAAGACCGGCAGACGCCATGGGGCGCGGCCATCGATTTCCGCCGCCCGCAAGTGCGCGAGTACTTCATCCAGAACGCCCTGATGTGGCTGTGCGACTACCGCTGCGACGGCCTGCGCCTGGATGCCGTGCATGCCATCGATCAGCCCGATTTCCTGATCGAGCTGGCCCAGCGGGTGCGTGCCGCCGTAGAGCCGGGCCGGCATGTGTGGCTGGTGTTGGAGAACGAGCACAACCAGGCTGGCCTGCTGGAACAGGGCTTCGACGCCCAGTGGAACGACGACGGCCACAATGCCCTGCATGTGCTGCTGACCGGCGAAACCGAAGGCTACTACGCCGACTACCAAAAACGCCCCATCGACCAGCTGGCACGCTGCCTTTCTGAAGGCTTCGTGTTCCAGGGCCAGGCAAACCGCCACGGCACGCCCCGCGGTGAACCCAGCGGGCACCTGGAACCCAGCGCCTTTGTGTTGTTCTTGCAGAACCACGACCAGGTCGGCAACCGCGCGCTTGGCGAACGCCTGACCCGCCTGTGCCCGCCGCCAGCCCTGCGTGCGGCCACCGGCCTACTGCTGCTGGCCCCCATGATTCCGCTGCTGTTCATGGGCGACGACGACGGCAGTTGTCGGCCGTTCCTGTTCTTTACCGACTTCCATGACGAATTGGCCGACGCGGTGCGCGAAGGCCGCCGTGGTGAGTTCGCCCACTTCACCGCGTTCGCCGACCCCGAACAGCGCGAGCACATTCCCGACCCCAACGCCCAGCAGACCTTCGAGTCTTCACGCCCGCAAAACAAGGAGGTTATCGCCGGCTGGCACGGCCTTTATCAACAACTGCTGGCGCTGCGCCGCCGCCACGTCATTCCGCACCTGCCCGGTAGCCGCTCACTGGGCGCCGAGGTGCACGGCGACAAAGCGCTGACCGCTCGCTGGCGGCTGGGCAATGGCAATACCCTGCGCATCGACCTGAACCTGGCGCCCACTGCGCAGGCGGTCGAACTGCCCGCTGCCGCCACCCGGCTGTTCGACACCAGCGACACCCAACACCCTGATAGCCAACTGGCCGCGTACAGCTGCGTGGTCAGCCTGCTTCCCCCTGCCCAGGAGCGCCCATGA
- the malQ gene encoding 4-alpha-glucanotransferase — protein sequence MSETALHRLANRVGLSRDWIDANARPQRVSDEVLRNLLAGLGHPASDDTAIAASLRAVEAAEDSEHLPPLLTADQGQPLALARYFSAASVAHCTLEDQTSLALTLDQQARLPGDLPIGYHQVEIDSRRFTVAVAPPRCHSLADNVQPPPRCWGLAVQLYSLRRPGDGGYGDCLALEQLARSAAERGADALAISPIHALSAIDQEHYSPYSPSSRLLLNTLYASPAALLGEREVRMAIEACGLEQQLEELEQRPLVDWPRAASARLRLLEALYQGFSHGDHPLRKDFDSFRAAGGQALEHHCRFEVLQAQAVERGLGADWRNWPKAWHDPYHPEVEAFATAYPAKVEFRAFCQWLTERGLQRAQEAARGNGMAVGLIADLAVGADGAGSQAWSRQDELLAGLNVGAPPDILNRAGQDWGICAFSPEGLKRNGYRAFIEMLRANLAHAGGLRIDHVMGLRRLWLIPQGAKPSEGAYLNYPVDDLLRLLALESVRHQAVILGEDLGTVPDGLRETLAEKAVLGMRVLPFEQTQPGQFKPILDWPDNALATTGTHDLAPLAGWLENRDIDWSHRLQLIDAATELHWRQGRQIEHDGLRRTLETNYGELKDNDAVIDAAIRFVGHTRAPLVLIPLEDLLGCDEQPNLPGTTAGHPNWRRRFTRPVAELLDDEDAARRLELLARAREQAWERDR from the coding sequence ATGAGCGAAACCGCCCTGCACCGCTTGGCAAACCGCGTCGGGTTGAGCCGCGACTGGATCGACGCCAATGCCCGGCCACAGCGCGTCAGCGACGAGGTGCTGCGCAACCTGCTCGCAGGCCTTGGCCACCCGGCCAGCGATGACACGGCCATTGCCGCCAGCCTGCGCGCGGTGGAAGCCGCCGAAGACAGCGAACACCTGCCGCCATTGCTGACCGCCGACCAAGGCCAGCCACTGGCCCTGGCACGCTACTTCAGCGCCGCCAGCGTCGCCCACTGCACACTGGAAGACCAAACTTCGCTTGCCCTCACCCTGGACCAGCAGGCACGCCTGCCCGGTGACCTGCCCATTGGTTACCACCAGGTGGAAATAGACAGCCGCCGCTTCACCGTGGCCGTGGCCCCGCCACGCTGCCACAGCCTTGCAGACAACGTGCAGCCTCCACCACGCTGCTGGGGCCTGGCGGTGCAGCTGTACAGCCTGCGCCGCCCAGGCGACGGCGGCTACGGCGACTGCCTGGCGCTGGAGCAGTTGGCCCGCTCGGCCGCCGAGCGCGGTGCCGATGCCTTGGCCATCAGCCCGATCCACGCACTGTCGGCCATCGACCAGGAGCACTACAGCCCCTACTCACCTTCCAGCCGCCTGCTGCTCAACACCCTGTACGCCAGCCCCGCCGCCCTGCTGGGCGAACGGGAGGTGCGCATGGCCATCGAAGCCTGCGGGCTGGAGCAACAACTGGAAGAGCTGGAGCAACGGCCACTGGTCGACTGGCCACGTGCCGCCAGCGCCCGCCTGCGCCTGCTTGAAGCGCTGTACCAGGGGTTCAGCCATGGCGACCACCCGCTGCGCAAGGATTTCGACAGCTTCCGCGCAGCCGGCGGCCAGGCGCTGGAGCACCACTGCCGCTTCGAGGTGTTGCAAGCACAGGCTGTGGAGCGCGGCCTGGGCGCCGACTGGCGCAACTGGCCCAAGGCCTGGCACGACCCCTACCACCCGGAAGTGGAGGCGTTCGCCACTGCCTACCCGGCCAAGGTCGAGTTCCGCGCCTTTTGCCAATGGCTGACCGAACGCGGCCTGCAACGTGCCCAAGAGGCGGCCCGCGGCAACGGCATGGCAGTGGGCCTGATCGCCGACCTGGCGGTGGGTGCCGACGGTGCCGGCAGCCAGGCGTGGAGCCGCCAGGATGAACTGCTGGCCGGCCTGAACGTGGGTGCGCCGCCCGACATCCTCAACCGCGCCGGGCAGGATTGGGGCATTTGCGCCTTCTCGCCCGAGGGCCTCAAGCGTAATGGCTACCGCGCATTCATCGAGATGCTGCGAGCCAACCTGGCCCATGCCGGCGGCCTGCGCATCGACCATGTGATGGGCCTGCGCCGGCTGTGGTTGATCCCGCAGGGGGCCAAGCCCAGCGAAGGCGCTTACCTCAATTACCCGGTGGACGACCTGTTGCGCCTGCTGGCGCTGGAGTCGGTGCGCCACCAGGCGGTCATCCTTGGCGAAGACCTGGGCACGGTGCCCGACGGCCTGCGCGAAACACTGGCCGAGAAGGCCGTGCTGGGCATGCGCGTGCTGCCGTTCGAGCAAACCCAGCCAGGCCAGTTCAAGCCGATTCTGGACTGGCCGGACAACGCCCTGGCCACCACCGGCACCCACGACCTGGCGCCGCTCGCCGGCTGGCTGGAAAACCGCGACATCGACTGGAGCCACCGCTTGCAACTGATAGACGCTGCCACCGAACTGCACTGGCGCCAGGGCCGCCAGATAGAACACGACGGCCTGCGCCGTACCTTGGAGACCAACTACGGTGAACTGAAGGACAACGACGCAGTGATCGATGCGGCCATCCGCTTCGTTGGCCACACCCGTGCGCCCTTGGTGCTGATACCGCTCGAAGACCTGCTGGGCTGCGACGAGCAACCCAACCTGCCGGGCACCACCGCCGGGCACCCCAACTGGAGGCGGCGCTTCACCCGCCCGGTGGCAGAACTGCTCGATGACGAAGATGCCGCACGGCGCCTGGAGCTGCTGGCCCGGGCCCGCGAACAGGCCTGGGAGCGTGACCGATGA
- the glgX gene encoding glycogen debranching protein GlgX has protein sequence MSPRTPKKTRSVAPSRIREGMPFPLGATWDGLGVNFALFSANATKVELCLFDSTGEQELERIELPEYTDEIYHGYLPDAHPGLVYGYRVYGPYEPENGHRFNPNKLLIDPYAKQLVGSLEWSEALFGYTIGHPDGDLSFDERDSAPFVPKCKVIDPAFTWGRDQRVSVPWERTIIYEAHTRGISMRHPAVPEKLRGTFAGLANDELLKHIKELGVSSIELLPIHAFVNDQHLLDKGLNNYWGYNSIAFFAPHPRYLASGKIAEFKEMVAHLHDAGLEVILDVVYNHTAEGNERGPTLSMRGIDNASYYRLMPDDKRFYINDSGTGNTLDLSHPCVLQLVTDSLRYWAGEMHVDGFRFDLATILGRYHEGYNERHGFLVACRQDPMLSQVKLIAEPWDCGPGGYQVGNFAPGWAEWNDRFRDTARAFWKGDEGQLADFAARLTASGDMFNNRGRRPYSSVNFITAHDGFTLRDLVSYNHKHNEDNDENNQDGTDNNLSWNCGAEGPTEDPDINALRMRQMRNYFATLLLAQGTPMIVAGDEFSRTQHGNNNAYCQDSEIGWVNWDLDQEGKELLAFVKRLTRLRLAYPVLRRSRFLVGDYNEAIGVKDVTWLAPDGNEMSVEQWEDPHGRCLGMLIDGRAQVSGIARPGSEATVLLIVNAHHDVVPFKLPAVPEGDYWSCLIDTDRPELRKGQHLQFDSTFEVKGRSMLLMVLQHEEE, from the coding sequence ATGAGTCCCCGCACCCCAAAGAAAACCCGCTCAGTCGCACCATCGCGCATCCGCGAAGGCATGCCCTTCCCCCTCGGCGCCACCTGGGATGGCCTTGGGGTCAACTTCGCCTTGTTCTCGGCCAACGCCACCAAGGTCGAGCTGTGCCTGTTCGACTCCACCGGCGAGCAGGAACTCGAGCGCATAGAGCTGCCCGAATACACCGACGAGATCTACCACGGCTACCTGCCCGACGCGCACCCGGGGCTGGTCTACGGCTACCGCGTGTACGGCCCCTACGAGCCGGAAAACGGTCACCGCTTCAACCCCAACAAACTGCTGATCGACCCCTATGCCAAGCAACTGGTCGGCAGCCTGGAGTGGTCAGAGGCGCTGTTCGGCTACACCATCGGCCACCCCGACGGCGACCTGTCATTCGATGAGCGCGACAGCGCGCCCTTCGTGCCCAAATGCAAGGTGATCGACCCGGCCTTCACCTGGGGCCGCGACCAGCGCGTGTCGGTCCCCTGGGAACGCACCATCATCTATGAAGCGCACACCCGCGGCATCAGCATGCGCCACCCGGCAGTGCCGGAAAAACTGCGCGGCACCTTTGCCGGCCTGGCCAACGACGAGCTGCTCAAGCACATCAAGGAGCTGGGCGTCTCCAGCATCGAGCTGCTGCCGATTCACGCCTTCGTCAACGACCAGCACCTGCTGGACAAAGGCCTGAACAACTACTGGGGTTACAACAGCATCGCCTTTTTCGCCCCGCACCCGCGCTACCTGGCCAGCGGCAAGATTGCCGAGTTCAAGGAAATGGTCGCCCACCTGCACGACGCCGGGCTGGAGGTGATCCTCGACGTGGTCTACAACCACACCGCCGAAGGCAACGAGCGTGGCCCGACCCTGTCGATGCGCGGCATCGACAACGCCTCGTACTACCGCTTGATGCCGGACGACAAGCGTTTCTACATCAACGATTCCGGCACCGGCAACACCTTGGACCTGAGCCACCCCTGCGTGCTGCAGCTGGTCACCGACTCGCTGCGGTACTGGGCCGGCGAAATGCACGTGGACGGCTTTCGCTTCGACCTGGCGACCATTCTTGGCCGCTACCACGAAGGGTACAACGAGCGCCACGGCTTCCTCGTCGCTTGCCGCCAGGACCCCATGCTGAGCCAGGTCAAGCTGATTGCCGAACCTTGGGACTGCGGGCCCGGTGGCTACCAAGTGGGCAACTTCGCCCCCGGCTGGGCCGAATGGAACGACCGCTTCCGCGATACCGCACGCGCCTTCTGGAAAGGCGACGAAGGCCAGCTGGCCGACTTCGCCGCACGCTTGACTGCATCGGGCGACATGTTCAACAACCGCGGGCGCCGGCCGTATTCTTCGGTCAACTTCATCACCGCCCACGATGGCTTCACCCTGCGCGACCTGGTGTCGTACAACCACAAGCACAACGAAGACAACGACGAGAACAACCAGGACGGCACCGACAACAACCTGTCATGGAACTGCGGTGCCGAGGGGCCGACCGAGGATCCGGACATCAATGCGTTGCGCATGCGCCAGATGCGCAACTACTTCGCCACCCTGCTGCTGGCCCAGGGCACGCCGATGATCGTCGCCGGCGACGAGTTCAGCCGCACCCAGCACGGCAACAACAACGCCTACTGCCAGGACAGCGAAATCGGCTGGGTGAACTGGGACCTCGACCAGGAGGGCAAAGAGCTGCTGGCCTTCGTCAAACGCCTGACCCGCCTGCGCCTGGCCTACCCGGTGCTGCGCCGCTCGCGCTTTCTGGTGGGCGATTACAATGAGGCGATCGGGGTCAAGGACGTGACCTGGCTGGCACCGGATGGTAACGAGATGAGCGTGGAACAGTGGGAGGACCCGCACGGGCGCTGCCTGGGCATGCTGATCGATGGCCGCGCGCAGGTCAGCGGCATCGCCCGGCCAGGTTCCGAGGCGACGGTGCTGCTGATCGTCAATGCCCATCATGATGTTGTGCCATTCAAGTTGCCGGCGGTACCTGAAGGTGATTACTGGAGCTGCCTGATCGATACCGACCGGCCAGAGTTGCGCAAGGGGCAACATCTGCAGTTCGACAGCACGTTCGAGGTAAAGGGGCGGTCGATGCTGCTGATGGTGTTGCAGCACGAAGAGGAGTGA
- a CDS encoding DUF2934 domain-containing protein: MMSVDEKRIREFAYQIWESEGKPVGEEERHWDMARKLAEAEALAPKAEPRKRAPAKPKAAAEPKAPAEPKVAALPGVKPAAAKKPRAVKKPTAG; this comes from the coding sequence ATGATGAGTGTCGATGAAAAGCGTATTCGCGAATTTGCCTACCAGATCTGGGAATCTGAAGGTAAGCCCGTAGGGGAGGAAGAACGCCACTGGGATATGGCCCGCAAGCTGGCCGAGGCTGAGGCCTTGGCCCCCAAGGCAGAGCCACGCAAGCGGGCGCCGGCCAAGCCTAAGGCAGCCGCTGAGCCCAAGGCGCCTGCCGAGCCGAAGGTAGCTGCCCTGCCCGGGGTTAAACCCGCTGCGGCGAAAAAGCCTCGGGCGGTGAAAAAGCCTACTGCCGGGTAA